The proteins below are encoded in one region of Lactuca sativa cultivar Salinas chromosome 3, Lsat_Salinas_v11, whole genome shotgun sequence:
- the LOC111893222 gene encoding prohibitin-3, mitochondrial — protein sequence MGTNPSAMSFLTNIARAAFGLGTAVTVVNSSLYTVDGGQRAVLFDRFRGVIDETVGEGTHFLIPWLQTPYIFDIRTRPHTFSSISGTKDLQMVNLTLRVLSRPEVNRLPAIFKTLGLEYDEKVLPSIGNEVLKSVVAQFNADQLLTERPQVSALVRDSLVRRAKDFNIVLDDVAITHLSYGAEFSKAVEQKQVAQQEAERSKFVVAKSEQERRAAIIRAEGESESAKLISDATSAAGMGLIELRRIEASREISATLARSNNVMYLPNTGSQMLLGLNPSR from the coding sequence ATGGGAACCAATCCATCCGCCATGTCGTTCCTCACCAATATAGCACGCGCCGCCTTTGGTCTAGGAACCGCTGTCACCGTCGTCAATTCCTCCCTCTACACCGTCGATGGCGGCCAACGCGCCGTTCTCTTCGATCGTTTCCGTGGAGTCATTGACGAGACTGTTGGGGAAGGCACTCATTTCCTTATTCCATGGCTTCAGACCCCGTACATCTTTGACATACGCACCAGGCCTCACACATTCTCATCGATCTCCGGCACGAAAGATCTTCAAATGGTTAACCTAACTCTCCGTGTCCTCTCACGCCCCGAAGTCAACCGATTGCCGGCGATTTTCAAAACCCTAGGTCTCGAGTACGACGAGAAGGTTCTTCCGTCGATCGGAAACGAAGTTCTGAAGTCCGTCGTTGCTCAATTCAACGCGGATCAGCTTCTCACTGAGCGTCCACAGGTTTCGGCTTTGGTTCGTGATAGTTTGGTCCGCAGGGCTAAGGATTTCAATATCGTCCTTGACGACGTTGCGATCACTCACTTGTCTTACGGCGCTGAGTTCTCGAAGGCGGTGGAACAGAAACAGGTGGCGCAGCAAGAGGCGGAGAGATCTAAGTTTGTGGTGGCGAAATCTGAGCAGGAACGACGGGCGGCGATTATTAGGGCTGAAGGTGAGAGTGAGTCTGCGAAGTTGATTTCTGATGCCACTTCTGCTGCTGGAATGGGATTGATCGAGCTTAGGAGAATTGAAGCATCGAGGGAGATTTCTGCAACTTTGGCTAGGAGTAACAATGTCATGTATCTTCCAAACACAGGGAGCCAGATGCTTCTAGGGCTTAACCCTTCTCGCTAA